The DNA window GGCGACCAATCGGAACTGGTGATTCGAGACAGCGGGACGGAGGCGAATCCGCGCGGCTTGCGCAAGTGTCACGGCCGATGCGCGGGCGCGGTCAACATCGGAGATCCAGCCACCGTGCAGCGGCGAGAATGGATTATCGGCGTTGGTTAGGATCACGACAGAATCCACGCTAGAAACCATCGACGGCGACACGGAAACCGTGTCGATGAACGTCCATGTGCGTGACTCTTGATCGGGCATATTGCGAACCAACCTCAGTGACTTGATACCAGCAAACCTCGGCGTGACACCTGTCGATAGTAACCCACGAGCGGAGCAAATCCGAACCAAAAACCGCATGTCAGTGGACACAATCCCGGATGCGGAGATGCGCGCCACAGGGCTCGACAGCAAGGCAGCGGCGGTTGGTGCGGCAGACATGCGCCGACTCCAGGAGAAACCACCTCTAGAACGCTGCGAGATTCACATGACTTCCGCCACCGACGCGACGCGCCAGCGTCGCCGATTAAACGGACGCCGTAGGCGTTCCTTCGAGGTGGTGGGGGAGGGTGCGAAGCTGCCCTCCCCCACCGCCGAGCGCGGGCCCACGGATGTGGGACCGGGCCGCCGGAGGCGGCGAACCCGCCAGCCCCCCGGAGGGGGGCGTGGGCGGAAGGGGGGAGGAACCCCGCCCTGGAAGGGAGGGGCAGGGGTTGGGAAGGAACCCCTTCATGAGTGAAGGGGCAGGGGTTGTTGATGTGTGTATGTGTGATGGTCAGGGCATGTGCTTATGGAGCTTGCGGAATACATGTCCTGACCATCACACATACACACTCTCTTTCTTTTGTCTCTTCATCTCTTGTGGGTTCCCGCTCGCCCCCGCCCCTGGTTTTGAAGACCACCCTTGGTATGCAATCTTTTGCTTTTCGCAGAGCAAGGGTGGTCTTCAAAATCGGAGCGCAGCGGAGAAAGGGGCGGGGGCGAGCGGGAACCCACAGGTCAGCGCCTTGCGCTGACCTTCCGGCACTCACACAGACATGGGGTACAGCATGAGGTAGCCGGTGGGGCTGCTTCACCTCATGCTGTACCTCACCCTCTACCCCACCTCGGGCGTGCTGCTGGCGGCGGGCTTCTTCGACTTGTTCCGGTCTCTGTAGGCGGCTCTAATTTCGTCGCTGATTTTTCCTCGGGCGGGTACTTCCAAGCCTGCGGAACGAGCCCACTTTCGGATATCGGAATCGGTGGTTCCGCCGGTCTTCGCTCCGCGCTTCGGCGCATCCGGCTTCACGACGCGGGCCGCCTCCTTGTACCTGGTGAGAAAACCCACTAGTTCCTGCTCGTTGGCGGTCGTGAGTTCCAGTTCATAGGTCACGAACTTGTCGGGTGTGCCGATCCCGAACCGCACCGTGCGGCCGCCGTCTTTGGGGATGGGTTCGCCGGTCAGATCGTCGGCCAAGTTCACTACGACTTCTTTGGTGATCGCCACGGATCTGCCTCCTGGATTGTTGCGGTTTGATAGCGCTCTTTCGCCAGCCTAGCGGGCCGTCCGGTGTCCATCTGTGGGTGTTGTGTTCGGCGCACAGATTCAGGCCGGTGATCGCCACCTGAACCGGCGGAGTCGTGGCCTGGAATGCCCGCCTATGAACCGTGCCAATGATGCGTCAAGATCACGTGAGACGGCGCGCAACTCGTCGGGGCTGGCAAACCATGATCGTGGTATCTGGCCGATACTGCTGGTGATCGGAGAGCCGATGATCTGTTCCATAGACGTGAGTGACTTCACGGCGGACTCGGGATCACGAATCAGGATTGGCCATCGGGAGCTGATCGAGAAGGCTCCCATCATGCCGAAGTCCGAGAATGCGGCTACATCGAACGTGTGCAGCAAGCGGCGGTACCGGTCGATATCGTCCATCTGATCGAGGTCGGCCGTCGGCGATGTATCGAATAGGCCGGTGTGTAGCCGCACCTCGGCCAGCACGCACGGAACAGCGAGTGCGGCCAGTGCGGCGACGCGGTGATTTCCATTGGTCTCGACGCGGAACAGAGGTCCCGCAGGCATGTCCCAAGCTTCGACCTGAATCGCAGGTTCGGCGGCACTGCCGAACAGTTCGGCCAGTCCGTCAGGGTCTCCCTGCTCCATCGCGAGTCGTTCCGCGAACTCGGTGATGCCGGCCACCGGATTGGCGGGCGTGTACTCCGATCGGCTTGCGCCGGTCTGGCGACGCCGGGCCGCGTGGCTGTTGTCATGTATGAACGAGCGTGTGCCCGGCAGCTTGAGCAGGATGCGGGCGGGGTTGATCCAAGCTGTGAACGTCTCGGATGTGCCGAGATCGCGTGATGCTCGGGGTAGGTACGGCCGGGGCCGTGCCGCGTAGTCCTCGATGCGCTGCGTGAGGGTTGCGAGTTCGGGGATCGGCTCGTGCTGAAGATGGGAAGCCAGGAGTTTCAGACCGTCTTGGAACGGGCGGGCGCTGTCCGCGCGGAGGTATCCCGTTTTGATGAGGCGGGCGGCCGCGGCCGCGTCGGCGGGCTCCCCGATTGTCTCGAACGTCGAACGCTCCGGCATTGGCCTCTCCCCCGTCCTGTCGCCCGGTGTTGCCCGGCGGTGATCGCGGGCCACTTCGGGCGTGCTTGTTTCGTCGCGGACTGCCGAACCGTGGTGCGTTGTTCCGCGGTGCTGGGTCCGCTTCCACTGTAGGGGGCTTCCGCTGTTCACCTTGTTCACACGAACGGCGGTGAACAGTCGGATCGGTTGTCATGTTCGGCGCCTTTCACGCGGGCGAAACTCGGGGTACCTCGGTCGGGTGTTCACCGCTCGTGAGTGAACGGGATGAACGCATTGGGTCCGGCCTCGTCGTGTGTTCACTCGTTCGCTGAACAGGGGACCGGAACGGGCTGCCGCGCCAACTCCGTTGGCTTGCCTCCTGGATCTCGTGGTTGCGTTCGCTGAACACACGCGAGGGGCCCTCGGACAGGCTCCAACTGTCCGAGGGCCCCGTGTTCGCTTACGCGGAGGGGATGCGGGTTGTTCAGTCGTTCTCGGAGTGACGTTCGCGGATGATCAGGTGGGCCAGGATCGCGCCCATACCGACCACGGCGACGGGGAGGCAGGCAACCATGGTGATGATCCACCAGGGCGCGGCCGTTATGTGGCGGGCTTCCATGAAGTGATAGGCGATTTGGCCGGCTGCGCCGATGGCGAGGCTGGCGAACGCCGAGACCATGGCGTAGGTGCGGGTCGTGTGCGTCCTGATCCGGCCGGACAGCCACACGTAGAGGGCGTAACTCGCGTACGCCTCGACCCCGATTGGCAACGTGATCGCGCTGTTGATTGTGAAGCCGTCGGCGATGCCGGGCAGCGGGTGAACGACGCCGAATCCGGTCGCCTCGCCGAGTCCGACCCATCCCGACCAGATGGCGACGAATGCCGGGAAGGCCATCAGCAGAACCGGCCAGGTCGGCAGTCCTCGGCCGGGCCGGGCCTCCGTTGCTGGGATCGGAGGTTCGGCGTTCACCTGCTCGGTTGCCGCCCCGTCGGCGGTAGTGCCCATATGGCCGCTATCGGTCATGTCGGCGGGTGAACGCTCGCCGGGCGCGGCCGGGGCGTTCACTGCGGCAGGCTGCCGCTGTTCGGCCGTTTCGTCAGTGACGTTCACCGGCTCGTGCTGTTCGGTGGCGTGTTCCCCACTCCCCCGCTCCGGCGTCTCGTCGGCGGCGGCCGGGGCCGGGCCCGCGGCGGGGTCGGTCTGGTCGAGAGTGAACACGTTGGTGCCTCCTGATGGCTGTTCGGTGCTCTGTTCGCTGTCGTGTTCGGTGTTCACTCCCCCGGTGCTGAACAGTCCGTCGTCCAGGTCGGGCAAGCCGTGTTCGCGCCGGTACTCTGTGACGACCTTCCACACCGTTGTGCGGCCGACCGTGCGGCCGTGCTGCGCGAGCCATTGGCGGACTTCGGGCCCTGTGGGCTCGATCCCGGCCGCGTGCATCTGCTCGCAGGCGTACATGGTGGCGTCTCGCTGCTGCTCGCGGCCTCGTAGTGCCGCGCGGTGGAACCGGTCCGTCTCGTCGCCGACCAGGTGCTGTGTCGCCGTCATGGCGTTCACCCAACCCTCTCCGCTTCCCCTACTTCCCCTATGGGAGATAGAGCCCGTAGTAACCATTGCGTTGATACTGTCCACTACTGCCCATATGGGCAGTAGTGGCACTAGTGCCACTACCTATTTCGGTTCGAGTAGTGGCAGTAGTGGCGATAGGGCATACCGTATATCCCATGGGTGATGGGTGTATACGGCGTGGCCGATTTCGACACCAGATCCATAGTAGCCCTAGTGCCCATATGGGCACTAGTCCCCCTACATCCGGAATGGTCAATAGCGTGTATATATGGCACTATTGCCACTATGGCTAGTAGTGGTGATGCATGTAGCTATGGGCCCTTGTGCCGCTATGGTTAATGGGTGCCTGTAGCGCCGATATGGGCAATACCTCTTGTATGGGCAATAGCGCCCATGTGGGCCATGTGGTTGATATGGTTGCGGTAGAAGGGGGCTTCGTCCGGCCGCCTGACCTGCTGCTTGAACTTCCGAAGGAACGGTGGACTATGACCAGTACGTCTGCGGCGTCATGCCGCATCATCGCGGTAGCGCTGCAAAAAGGGGGAGTGGGGAAGACAACGACCACCATCAACCTCGGGGCCGCGCTGGCGGCCATGGGTATGCGAGTGCTCGTTATCGACCTCGACCCGCAGGCCAACGCAACGACGGGCCTCGGTGTCGAGCTGGACCCGGACGACGCGACCATGTACGAGGTGCTGCATTCGGACCGGGCCGAGCGCGTCAAGCTGGTGGAGGTCATCAAATCGACCGAGTTCGGGATTGACGTAGCCCCAGCTCACAAGGCTATGAAGAAGCTGGAGCGGGAAGGGCTCGGCAGCGGGGGACAGCTGCGCTTGGCCCGGCAGCTCGACACCCTCGAGGGCTATGACTATGTGCTGCTCGACTGCCCGCCCGCGCTCGGTGAGCTGACCACGGCCGGGCTGGCGGCCGCCGATGACGTTTTCGCGCCGGTCGGGCCGGGCCCGGATGAGATCGGCGGTCTGGTGGACCTCGGAAAAACCATCCTTGACGTGCAGGAAGAGTTGAATCCGGACATCGACATCAGGTATCTGGTCGTCTGCGGGTTCGACGGCCGCAACCAGGTCAGCAAGGACGTGCGCAACCAGTTGCGCGAGGACTGGGGCGCCTGGGAAGACGGCGGCCGGTTCGTGGGCACGATCGCCCACACGGTGAAGGTGCCGGAGGCGAAAGGCCGGCGGGTGCCGATCTTCGCGCACGCGCCGACCTCAACCGCTGCCGAAGACTTCCAACTCGTCGCGAACCGCATCGTGGAAAGGACTCGCCAGTGAGCGCGCAGCAGAAACCAGGGCTCGGCAATGTCGGGCCGACTCGTGTTCTCACTCGCGAGGAACGTCGAGCTGAAGCGGCGCGCGTGCAGCGTGAGCAGGAGGCCGCCGAATCGCCCGCGGCCACCGAATCGCCCGAGAAGGCGGCGGATACCGCCGCTAGCGCCTCTGGTGGCGCTAGCGCCTCTAGGGGCAGCGGCAAAGCAGCTGGTAAGGGCAAGAAATCGGGGGAGGGGAGCGAGCG is part of the Nocardia wallacei genome and encodes:
- a CDS encoding histone-like nucleoid-structuring protein Lsr2 produces the protein MAITKEVVVNLADDLTGEPIPKDGGRTVRFGIGTPDKFVTYELELTTANEQELVGFLTRYKEAARVVKPDAPKRGAKTGGTTDSDIRKWARSAGLEVPARGKISDEIRAAYRDRNKSKKPAASSTPEVG
- a CDS encoding ParA family protein, which encodes MGNSAHVGHVVDMVAVEGGFVRPPDLLLELPKERWTMTSTSAASCRIIAVALQKGGVGKTTTTINLGAALAAMGMRVLVIDLDPQANATTGLGVELDPDDATMYEVLHSDRAERVKLVEVIKSTEFGIDVAPAHKAMKKLEREGLGSGGQLRLARQLDTLEGYDYVLLDCPPALGELTTAGLAAADDVFAPVGPGPDEIGGLVDLGKTILDVQEELNPDIDIRYLVVCGFDGRNQVSKDVRNQLREDWGAWEDGGRFVGTIAHTVKVPEAKGRRVPIFAHAPTSTAAEDFQLVANRIVERTRQ